A window of Ranitomeya variabilis isolate aRanVar5 chromosome 2, aRanVar5.hap1, whole genome shotgun sequence contains these coding sequences:
- the FAM163B gene encoding protein FAM163B isoform X1 — MTAGTVVITGGILATVILLCIIAVLCYCRLQYYCCKKEDSEEDEEEPDFAVHSRFPPVHCNRNVVLANGPSVYASPYKKHQHCRSVCQGCSHNEPPAFLLHPPDEIRNGGDRITYKTISQEEIELPVNLSNLQVLNPNRLSAMREAFSRSRSISTDV; from the exons ATGACAGCCGGGACTGTGGTCATCACCGGTGGAATATTAGCGACTGTTATCCTTCTCTGTATTATTGCCGTTCTCTGTTATTGCCGGCTACAG TATTACTGCTGCAAGAAGGAGGActcggaagaggatgaggaagaaccaGATTTTGCTGTCCATTCTCGTTTCCCACCGGTACATTGCAACCGAAATGTAGTATTAGCCAATGGCCCGTCCGTCTATGCTTCCCCCTACAAGAAGCATCAGCACTGCAGGAGCGTGTGCCAGGGCTGCTCACACAATGAACCGCCAGCTTTCCTCCTGCACCCACCGGACGAGATCCGAAATGGAGGTGACCGCATCACCTACAAGACGATCAGCCAGGAAGAAATCGAACTGCCGGTTAATCTGAGTAATTTGCAGGTGCTCAATCCCAACCGTCTCTCCGCCATGAGGGAGGCATTTTCCCGAAGCCGCAGTATCAGCACGGATGTATGA
- the FAM163B gene encoding protein FAM163B isoform X2, translated as MTAGTVVITGGILATVILLCIIAVLCYCRLQYYCCKKEDSEEDEEEPDFAVHSRFPPVHCNRNVVLANGPSVYASPYKKHQHCRSVCQGCSHNEPPAFLLHPPDEIRNGGDRITYKTISQEEIELPVNLSNLQFMTCSLRI; from the exons ATGACAGCCGGGACTGTGGTCATCACCGGTGGAATATTAGCGACTGTTATCCTTCTCTGTATTATTGCCGTTCTCTGTTATTGCCGGCTACAG TATTACTGCTGCAAGAAGGAGGActcggaagaggatgaggaagaaccaGATTTTGCTGTCCATTCTCGTTTCCCACCGGTACATTGCAACCGAAATGTAGTATTAGCCAATGGCCCGTCCGTCTATGCTTCCCCCTACAAGAAGCATCAGCACTGCAGGAGCGTGTGCCAGGGCTGCTCACACAATGAACCGCCAGCTTTCCTCCTGCACCCACCGGACGAGATCCGAAATGGAGGTGACCGCATCACCTACAAGACGATCAGCCAGGAAGAAATCGAACTGCCGGTTAATCTGAGTAATTTGCAG